Genomic segment of Oscillatoria salina IIICB1:
AATTTCTGACTCATTAATTCCGGATTAAGGGCATCGGGGACTTGACGCAGGGGAATATGTGTGGTAGCTAGTAGAGTACGCAAGGTGTAAGTTGTGTGAGGCGATCGCGCAACAAATAACATCCCAAATTTGTCGGTTTGCGATCGCCTAGCTAAAACTTCGGTTTGTCCGGGGTATTCATGTCCGGCTGCTTTCCACAACGACTTGGCGATCGGGGCGGTGACAATCCCATCAAATTCACCAGCCAGAGTGCGCGCGATCGCGGTTTCTAAATAAGCAAAACTGGCTGCACCACTCGCTGCATTACCAGCCCCCAAGATAATTTGCTCCTCGATTTCTCGCTCCAAACCGACATCTAAAATCGACAATTCGGCTGGATTTGCCATACCACTTATTCCTTGTTTTGTCAAGGACAAATAATTCTTTTCCAGTAGCGAAGTCGTCCCAACCACAGTAATTCGAGCATTCAGCGACAAATCCCGAAGCGCCTTAAGAATAATTTCTGCGCCAATTCCGGCAGGATCTCCCATTGTTACCGCTAAATGCGGATACTCTTGTTTAGCGATCGTCGATTCCATTTTCACCTTCTCCGAGGGCGACACACAGGAGGTATGATGATAAAGATTGACAAACTTAAAAAATCTTTAGGCAAGTTTACGAGGGAAAAATTTATGACCGCTCACAATTTGATGATTAACGCCGCAGTCTTATCTTCTAGCTTAATTATCGTCGGCTTAGTTTTAGGATTCTTAATGCTGAAAATTCAAGGCGGCGAAGGCTAAATCAAGTACCCGCATTTACCATCTTATCGGTTGTTAATTATTAGCCTCTAATTTCCACCCTCTAACCTAAAACTACCACATCAAACCTTTTCCCGAAGCACAAACAATGAATAAATAATTATGAAAGTAGCAATTACAGGCGGTACGGGATTTGTGGGCACACGCTTAGTCGAAAAGCTACACTCCCAAGGTGAGGAAATTGTCATTTTCACTCGCAACGAAACTCGTGCCAAGCGTATTTTTCCAACTTCAGCTTATCAAAATTTAGAGATAGTTGAATATACACCCCAAAAATCCGGCGACTGGCAAAATGCTCTCTCCGGCTGCGATGCTGTAGTAAACTTAGCCGGAGAACCAATTGCTGAGGAACGGTGGACACCACAAGTTAAGCAAAAAATTCTTCAAAGCCGTCAGCTAGGAACCCGTAAAATCGTCGAAGCCATTACCCAAGCCGAACCTAAACCTAGTGTATTAGTAAACGCTTCCGCGATCGGTTACTACGGAACCAGCGAAACTGCTACCTTTGACGAAAACAGTCCTCCTGGAGACGATTTTCTCGCCGAAGTTTGTCAAACTTGGGAAGCCGAAGCCGAGAAAGTCCAAGCCGCAGGAGTCAGACTAGTAATTTTGCGTTTAGGAATAGTATTAGGTAACGGTGGCGCACTCGCAAAAATGCTGACTCCCTTTAAACTTTATGCAGGCGGTCCCATCGGTAACGGTAAGCAATGGTTTTCTTGGATTCATCGGGAAGATTTAGTTAACTTAATTATCACCGCCTTAAAAAATCCTGACATCCAAGGTACTTTCAACGCCACTGCACCAAATCCTGTCCGCATGAACCAACTTTGTCAATCGTTAGGAGAAGTAATGAAGCGCCCCTCCTGGTTGCCAGTTCCCGGTATCGCCTTGGAATTACTGTTAGGAGAAGGCGCCAAGCTGGTATTAGAAGGTCAAGAAGTAATTCCCAAACAAACTCAATCTACAGGTTTCGAGTATCAATATCCGACCATTAAACCAGCACTAGCTCAGATTGTAGCTAATTATTAGGAAACACCCAATGTGTAGAGACGTTGCACGCAACATCTCTACAATCAGCTTAGGATTTGACGCTCCCCTGCCTAAAGGCGCGGGGATTCTTGGTTCAACGACACTCCTTACAACTAAAAGGAATCAGTCTCGCCGATTCGACCCCTCCCTTGACAAATTAACAAAAAAGCAATTTTATCAAGAGCGGCAATTAGTTCCAGTGGGATATATCTCCCCAAGCGTAAATTCTCGTGCGCCCCACGATACTCGAAAAAGCAAATTTCTTAACCACTGGTTTTCGGTACTCTGTCGAGTCCGGTGCGTTTTTTAAGAGGTTGTTCGCGCCTCATGTACTGGTATCGCTTTACGTCGTCAACTTAAGACAGTACCGACGAATCCTGTCTGTACCAGGCTACTTTCTTAGAATAGCATCAAAGCCGTCCTATAAGGACGGGGCTTGAAACCCATTATTCTTGGTCACTTTTGTCGCCTCAGCCGAAGCTAAATTTTCCTTTTGAGGATCGGATGTCAGGCGTTGAATTTTTGCCCCCAAGCGCCGTAGCTTATCCTCTAAGTTTTCATAACCTCGATCTAAGTGATGTAACCCTTGAATCGTCGTCGTACCTTCAGCAGCTAAACCTGCTAATACCAGTGCCGCCGATGCGCGTAAATCCGTAGCTACCACAGGCGCACCAGAAAGTAATGGTACACCTCGGACGATCGCATTTTGACCTTTGATGCGAATATCTGCGCCCATGCGACTCAATTCTGCTACGTGACGCATTCGATTTTCAAAGACCGTTTCAGTAATTACGCTATCTCCCTCAGCCAGAGTCAACAAAGCCATAAACTGGGCTTGCATATCGGTGGGAAATCCCGGATAAGGCAAAGTTTCAATATCGGTTCCGCGTAACTCTCCAGGAACAATGCGCAAACAATTACCACCTTCATGAATTACTCGATTACCGATGGTTTTGAGTTTCGCAATCACCGGAGTCAAGTGGTCGGGAATCACAGGTGAAAGCACCAATTCCGAGTGAGTAATTGCTCCAGCCACCAAAAAAGTTCCCGCCTCAATGCGATCGGGGATAATTTGGTAATCTACCGAATGTAAACGCTCAACTCCACTAATGGCGATCGCATTTGTCCCCGCACCTTTAATCTTGGCTCCCATTGCTCGACAGAAATTCGCCAAATCTACCACTTCTGGTTCTTGAGCAGCATTTTCGATAATCGTCTCACCATCAGCTAGGGTTGCCGCCATCATCAGCGTTTCTGTCGCACCGACACTGGGATAATCCAGGTAGATTTTTGCTCCCTTAAGCCTACCTCCACTACCATGTACATAAGCATGGACAATGCCATGTTCGATCCGAACCTCTGCTCCCAAAGCCTGCAAACCGCGAACGTGCAGGTCAACAGGTCTAGCACCAATCGCACATCCTCCTGGTAAAGGAACTCGCGCTACACCCAATCTGGCTAATAACGGACCGATGACAAAAAAGCTAGCTCTTAACTGAGAAACCACTTCATAGGGAGCCTTGGATTTCCCAATCGAACTAGCATTAACATCCAAAATGTTATCTTGTCGTCGGATTTTGACACCCAAAGCCGACAAAACTTGACTCATTCTCGCCACATCTACCAAAGAAGGAATATTCCGCAAGCGGCAATCTTCAGGACAAAGTAAAGCTCCTGCCATGATAGCTAGTGCCGAGTTTTTCGCTCCACTGATCGTAACTTGACCTTTTAGCGAAGTTCTGCCTTGGATTTGAAGCACTGATTGGTCTTCTTCAGGCAGAGATTTGTTATCTTTCAGGCTTATAGAGGGATTAATGGCTCTATCCTCCAGAATCACGCTAATATGTGTTAACTAATTTTAAAATTCGGTTTTGATTCTACAGGAAAGATCCAAAATGTATACATTTTTGAGCGATCTTTCTTGGCGATCGGCATTCATACAATCAAGATTGATAATCGGTGTTAAGGAATTTGGTACAGCAATTGCTGGAATGAGTTTACACTATAGCGCTTATTTAGGCAAAATTTTGGATTAATTTGCTGACTTTGTCCCCTTCTACCTTGGCGATCTTTTTTCCGGAAAAAGCTTGACTATCCTGAAAATTTTCGTCATTATAAGAAATTGCACGTCTATATTTGACTGATGCGGAACTGGCGGAATTGGTAGACGCGCTAGATTCAGGTTCTAGTGTCCCTAACCGGACTTCCGGGTTCAAGTCCCGGGTTCCGCATAATTAAGCGCTCGGGTATCAGTAATCAGTTATTAGTAAGCGATTCCACTACCTGACTCAGATTAAATGTTAACCAGTCTTCAGAATCCTCTGATCAAACAACTTCGGAAATTGCATCGCACCAAAGAGCGACACAAGGAAAATCTGTTTTTGTTAGAAGGGACACATTTGTTGGAGTCAGCTTGTGCTAATAATTTAGCTTTAGTAACGGTTTGCTGTACTCGTGAGTGGCGAGAAAATTATCAGCAACTCTGGGAGATTGCCCAAAAGCGAGCAGAACGCTCAGAATTAGTCACAGCAGAATTATTAAGCGCGATCGCCACGACAGTAAATCCTGATGGAGTGGTAGCCACAGCGAGACGCATTGCTAGAGATAGTTTACCTCTAACTCAGTTCAATTTAGGCTTAGTTCTCGAACGACTGCAAGATCCAGGAAATTTAGGCACAATTATTCGTACAGCCGTCGCTGCTAATGTTGACGGTTTGTGGATTAGTGCAGATAGCGTTGATTTAGATAATCCGAAAGTTTTGCGCTCGTCGGCAGGAGAATGGTTTAAATTACCAATGACAGTAAGTAGCGATTTAATAGCAGTGGTAACAAACTGGAAAGCGAAGGGAATGCAAATAGTAGCTACCTTACCCCAAGCAAACAAAAGTTACTGGGAGATTGACTTTCAACGCCCGACGATGATTTTATTAGGGAATGAAGGAGCGGGACTATCTCCAGAATTAGCTTCTCTAGCTGACGTAGAAGCGAAGATCCCCCTAGCTAATCAGGTAGAATCATTAAACGTCGCGATCGCCACTGCTTTACTTTTGTATGAAGCACGAAGACAACCCCAATTGAGCGAATCGTGTAAAATAATTTAATCTTCTGGAGTTGGGAATTGCTCTTGGTTGAAAAACTGCTCCAAGTCCGCACCAGCTTCTTCCCATTCATCAGTATCCTCCTTACCAGGAGAGGAGTCAGACTCAGTTTCTGTAACTCCAAATTCATAAGATTCATTTTCTAGCAACAAATCTTTCAGTTGCTCGAGAGCTTTTTCAAATTCCCAGGCAGCATGATGCCGCGAATTGGGTTGATATTGATTCATACTACTTCTTGTCTACCAAAAACTGACTGCGCATGAGAAATCAACAAGCACCCCAAGCAAATTCACAAAAGTTTCAATTCTAGCTAACTTATTTAATAAGTGAAACAAAACTGTCACTTTAAAATTATTAACTATTAAAGGAAAGATGCTCCACCGTGAAATTACTAATTCTGCTGCTAATCGATCGAGTTAAAGTAATTAGGAGCGTAAAATTACTGGGAAAAATCGATGAGCGAACAATTTGATTACGATCTAGTTATCATTGGTGCTGGTGTGGGCGGACATGGTGCTGCCTTGCACGCAGTAAAATGTGGATTGCGCACGGCAATAATTGAAGCTGGCGATATGGGTGGAACCTGTGTAAATCGCGGTTGTATTCCTTCTAAAGCACTATTAGCAGCCTCCGGGAGAGTACGCGAGTTAAACAATCAGTCTCACCTCAAAGAGTTAGGAATTAAGGTCAATGGTTTACAATTTGACCGAGAAGCGATCGCGGAACACGCTCAAGGTTTAGCAAGTAAGATTCGCGGCGATTTGACTAATAGCCTCAAACGTCTCAAGGTTGAAATAATTCGCGGCTGGGGTAAAGTGGCTGCACCACAAAAAGTAACTGTTAGCACCGACAGTGGTGAAAAAACTATTACGGCTCGCGATATTATTATTGGCGCTGGCTCAGTACCTTTTGTTCCCCCAGGTATTGAAATCGACGGCAAAACCGTTTTTACGAGCGACCATGCTTTACATTTAGATTGGTTGCCAGATTGGATCGCTATTGTTGGCAGTGGTTATATCGGTTTAGAATTTTCCGATATTTACACGGCTTTGGGCTGCGAAATCACGATGATTGAAGCCCTCGACCAACTTATGCCCGGATTTGACCCAGAAATCGCGAAAATCGCCCAACGAGTCTTAATTAATCCTCGCGATATTGAAACTCGTGTGGGAATGTTAGCTAAAAAAGTAACCCCAGGTTCGCCTGTAGTAATTGAATTAGCCGATACCAAAACGAAGGAAGTTGTCGAAATTCTCGAAGTAGATGCTTGTTTAGTAGCTACAGGACGCATTCCCGCTACCAAGAATTTAGGCTTAGAATCAGTAGGTGTCGAAACTGACAGACGCGGTTTTATTCCAGTAAACGATCGCCTGGCAGTTTTAGCTGGTGGCGAACCAGTTCCTCATCTTTGGGCGATTGGGGATGCTATCGGTGAAATGATGTTAGCACACGCGGCTTCGGCTGAAGGAGTAGTGGCGATCGAAAATATTTGTGGTCGTCCGAAAACTATTGATTATCGTAGTATTCCGGCTGCGGCTTTTACTCACCCAGAAATTAGCTATGTGG
This window contains:
- the pdxA gene encoding 4-hydroxythreonine-4-phosphate dehydrogenase PdxA — encoded protein: MESTIAKQEYPHLAVTMGDPAGIGAEIILKALRDLSLNARITVVGTTSLLEKNYLSLTKQGISGMANPAELSILDVGLEREIEEQIILGAGNAASGAASFAYLETAIARTLAGEFDGIVTAPIAKSLWKAAGHEYPGQTEVLARRSQTDKFGMLFVARSPHTTYTLRTLLATTHIPLRQVPDALNPELMSQKLDLLVQCLHTDFGIETPTIAISGLNPHSGEAGQLGTEEVDWLISWIESEQKNRPNLKLIGPVPPDTLWVKVGQAWYNPEATNSAYDGYLALYHDQGLIPVKLLAFDYAINTTIGLPFIRTSPDHGTAFDIAGKGIANATSMREAIKLAVDLTTQRIKG
- the petM gene encoding cytochrome b6-f complex subunit PetM, whose amino-acid sequence is MTAHNLMINAAVLSSSLIIVGLVLGFLMLKIQGGEG
- the thyD gene encoding thylakoid membrane protein ThyD, producing the protein MKVAITGGTGFVGTRLVEKLHSQGEEIVIFTRNETRAKRIFPTSAYQNLEIVEYTPQKSGDWQNALSGCDAVVNLAGEPIAEERWTPQVKQKILQSRQLGTRKIVEAITQAEPKPSVLVNASAIGYYGTSETATFDENSPPGDDFLAEVCQTWEAEAEKVQAAGVRLVILRLGIVLGNGGALAKMLTPFKLYAGGPIGNGKQWFSWIHREDLVNLIITALKNPDIQGTFNATAPNPVRMNQLCQSLGEVMKRPSWLPVPGIALELLLGEGAKLVLEGQEVIPKQTQSTGFEYQYPTIKPALAQIVANY
- the murA gene encoding UDP-N-acetylglucosamine 1-carboxyvinyltransferase gives rise to the protein MPEEDQSVLQIQGRTSLKGQVTISGAKNSALAIMAGALLCPEDCRLRNIPSLVDVARMSQVLSALGVKIRRQDNILDVNASSIGKSKAPYEVVSQLRASFFVIGPLLARLGVARVPLPGGCAIGARPVDLHVRGLQALGAEVRIEHGIVHAYVHGSGGRLKGAKIYLDYPSVGATETLMMAATLADGETIIENAAQEPEVVDLANFCRAMGAKIKGAGTNAIAISGVERLHSVDYQIIPDRIEAGTFLVAGAITHSELVLSPVIPDHLTPVIAKLKTIGNRVIHEGGNCLRIVPGELRGTDIETLPYPGFPTDMQAQFMALLTLAEGDSVITETVFENRMRHVAELSRMGADIRIKGQNAIVRGVPLLSGAPVVATDLRASAALVLAGLAAEGTTTIQGLHHLDRGYENLEDKLRRLGAKIQRLTSDPQKENLASAEATKVTKNNGFQAPSL
- a CDS encoding TrmH family RNA methyltransferase — encoded protein: MLTSLQNPLIKQLRKLHRTKERHKENLFLLEGTHLLESACANNLALVTVCCTREWRENYQQLWEIAQKRAERSELVTAELLSAIATTVNPDGVVATARRIARDSLPLTQFNLGLVLERLQDPGNLGTIIRTAVAANVDGLWISADSVDLDNPKVLRSSAGEWFKLPMTVSSDLIAVVTNWKAKGMQIVATLPQANKSYWEIDFQRPTMILLGNEGAGLSPELASLADVEAKIPLANQVESLNVAIATALLLYEARRQPQLSESCKII
- the lpdA gene encoding dihydrolipoyl dehydrogenase, with amino-acid sequence MSEQFDYDLVIIGAGVGGHGAALHAVKCGLRTAIIEAGDMGGTCVNRGCIPSKALLAASGRVRELNNQSHLKELGIKVNGLQFDREAIAEHAQGLASKIRGDLTNSLKRLKVEIIRGWGKVAAPQKVTVSTDSGEKTITARDIIIGAGSVPFVPPGIEIDGKTVFTSDHALHLDWLPDWIAIVGSGYIGLEFSDIYTALGCEITMIEALDQLMPGFDPEIAKIAQRVLINPRDIETRVGMLAKKVTPGSPVVIELADTKTKEVVEILEVDACLVATGRIPATKNLGLESVGVETDRRGFIPVNDRLAVLAGGEPVPHLWAIGDAIGEMMLAHAASAEGVVAIENICGRPKTIDYRSIPAAAFTHPEISYVGLTEPAAEALAQNEGFEVATVKTYFKGNSKALAEGETEGMAKVIYRQDNGELLGVHIIGIHASDLIQEAANAIANRQSVQNLAFNVHTHPTLSEVLDEAFKRAA